In Leptospira saintgironsiae, one genomic interval encodes:
- a CDS encoding Gfo/Idh/MocA family protein, with translation MTNKVKIGVIGTGHMGQYHVNVAKTLSDAELIGIYDSDSERASQMAEKHKTSAFSTVDDLIKHTDSVIIAVPTFLHHEIGKKALLAGKHVLVEKPIAETLEQAKELVDLASKNNLVLQVGHVERFNGAVLELGKIVTEPLLIESRRLAPFNPRIKDVGVVLDMMIHDIDIVLNLVKSPVKYLSAVGTKVVSGHEDIASVVLHFENGAIANISASRNTQSKIRTLNITQKDVYITLDFSDQEIELHRQATSDILLRTGEIKYRQESIVEKIFVHKDNPLKQEHEHFVKCILKETEPLVDGRSDIQTLEIAYRILKEIHKN, from the coding sequence ATGACTAACAAAGTCAAGATTGGAGTAATCGGAACAGGCCATATGGGCCAATACCACGTTAACGTGGCGAAAACATTAAGCGATGCGGAGTTGATCGGTATTTACGACTCCGATTCCGAAAGAGCCTCTCAGATGGCGGAAAAACATAAAACTTCCGCTTTCTCTACTGTAGATGATCTGATCAAACATACAGATTCAGTGATCATTGCGGTGCCTACATTCTTACATCATGAAATCGGTAAGAAGGCACTTCTTGCAGGCAAACATGTTTTGGTAGAAAAACCAATTGCAGAAACTTTAGAACAAGCAAAAGAGCTAGTGGACCTTGCTTCTAAAAACAATTTGGTCTTACAAGTTGGTCACGTTGAACGTTTTAATGGAGCAGTTCTTGAACTCGGAAAGATCGTTACTGAACCTCTATTGATCGAATCCAGAAGATTAGCCCCTTTTAATCCTAGAATTAAGGATGTGGGAGTAGTTCTGGATATGATGATCCACGATATAGATATCGTTTTGAATCTTGTAAAATCTCCCGTCAAATATCTAAGTGCAGTTGGGACCAAAGTGGTTTCCGGTCACGAAGATATTGCTTCCGTTGTTCTTCATTTTGAGAACGGTGCGATTGCGAATATTTCCGCGAGCAGAAATACACAATCCAAAATTCGGACCCTGAATATCACTCAGAAAGACGTGTACATCACATTGGATTTTAGCGACCAAGAGATCGAGCTTCATAGACAGGCAACTTCGGACATTCTACTTAGGACCGGAGAGATCAAGTATCGCCAAGAATCCATTGTTGAGAAAATTTTTGTTCACAAGGATAACCCTTTAAAACAGGAACATGAACATTTTGTAAAATGTATCCTGAAAGAAACGGAACCTTTAGTGGATGGAAGATCCGATATCCAAACTCTGGAAATCGCGTACAGAATTTTGAAAGAGATACATAAAAACTGA
- a CDS encoding LIC10486 family protein encodes MEQNPQTSKLQEQANQMNLALESVHTEEQAIELIQGKIKDAYLLKLRIDVENKAGVVLGLLSRYKNEFLELYSLFSNSSVIRKIRTFEDFGQISHDIAEAARQEAPDPGLSDQVARILHTKLTKQILEQYYPMWDRNDTAALVNLLENQIKTSMKINMIRVQADVEYVSSLKCRGKSFFAGIIQSIPKPPEDPAEGTAPVENLDPEKAAVMRQIETIRKGFGRVVLAKTILSPVNGIDFDDLNEGDKILLQLPSVSPEEKALAKTLGAMDKDGNVKPVIGSFVAIASGKNEYHIFAKGPAGVLLQAFEERPVRLARPKTAANAPRPAGMGSKQSEGSNTLNYAILVGVVLLVGLLAFILLK; translated from the coding sequence ATGGAACAGAATCCTCAGACAAGTAAACTCCAAGAGCAAGCGAATCAAATGAACCTTGCCTTGGAATCCGTTCATACAGAAGAACAAGCGATCGAACTTATCCAAGGAAAAATCAAGGACGCCTATCTTTTAAAATTAAGGATCGATGTTGAGAACAAAGCAGGCGTAGTTTTAGGATTATTATCCAGATATAAAAACGAATTTTTAGAATTATATTCCTTATTCTCCAACTCTTCTGTGATCCGCAAGATCAGAACCTTTGAAGACTTCGGTCAGATCTCTCATGATATTGCAGAAGCTGCTAGACAAGAAGCTCCAGATCCAGGCTTATCTGATCAAGTTGCGAGAATTCTCCATACTAAATTAACAAAACAAATATTAGAACAATATTATCCAATGTGGGATCGTAATGATACCGCTGCTCTAGTTAACTTGTTAGAGAACCAGATCAAAACTAGTATGAAGATCAATATGATCCGTGTCCAAGCTGACGTGGAATATGTATCTAGTTTGAAATGTAGAGGCAAAAGTTTTTTTGCAGGTATTATCCAATCTATTCCTAAACCACCTGAAGATCCTGCAGAGGGTACTGCTCCTGTAGAAAATTTAGATCCAGAAAAAGCTGCGGTAATGCGTCAGATCGAAACCATTCGAAAAGGTTTCGGAAGAGTCGTTTTAGCAAAAACAATCTTATCTCCAGTAAATGGAATAGACTTCGACGATCTAAACGAAGGTGATAAGATCTTATTACAACTTCCTTCTGTTTCTCCTGAAGAAAAAGCCTTGGCCAAAACTTTAGGAGCTATGGACAAAGATGGGAATGTAAAACCTGTAATCGGTTCTTTTGTAGCAATCGCTTCCGGTAAAAATGAATATCATATTTTTGCAAAAGGTCCTGCAGGAGTTCTTTTACAAGCATTCGAAGAAAGACCAGTCCGTTTAGCTAGACCTAAAACTGCAGCAAATGCGCCTCGCCCTGCAGGTATGGGCTCAAAACAATCCGAAGGCAGCAATACTCTTAACTACGCGATTTTAGTTGGAGTTGTTTTGTTAGTCGGATTACTTGCGTTTATTCTTCTTAAATAA
- a CDS encoding YqgE/AlgH family protein, with protein MENGFSGKVLISNSSIVTDYFNRTVILMVEHDQSGAFGLVLNKKMDVALSEVIQGIPEGIDGSSPIYSGGPVDPTFVSILHDNPKLKQPGIEVIPGVFLARSFEALVELLEHPDKTKFNVYQGYSGWGASQLEGEMERKSWVVHDPNAEWIFTEDPEATWQEALKSKGGLYKYFVEHTKDPMLN; from the coding sequence ATGGAAAACGGATTCAGCGGAAAAGTATTAATTTCTAATTCATCTATCGTAACGGATTATTTCAATCGTACAGTGATCCTAATGGTGGAACACGATCAATCGGGCGCATTCGGACTTGTACTGAATAAGAAGATGGATGTTGCATTGAGTGAAGTGATCCAAGGAATTCCGGAAGGAATAGACGGTTCTTCACCGATCTATTCTGGAGGCCCTGTAGATCCTACATTTGTCTCCATTCTTCATGATAATCCTAAATTAAAACAACCTGGGATCGAAGTTATCCCTGGTGTGTTTCTCGCCAGAAGTTTCGAAGCTTTGGTGGAATTATTAGAACATCCTGATAAAACAAAGTTTAACGTATACCAAGGATATTCCGGTTGGGGAGCTTCTCAACTAGAAGGTGAGATGGAACGTAAATCTTGGGTGGTTCACGATCCGAATGCAGAGTGGATCTTTACAGAAGATCCTGAAGCAACTTGGCAAGAAGCCTTAAAGAGTAAAGGCGGACTGTACAAGTATTTCGTGGAACATACTAAAGATCCAATGCTGAACTAA
- a CDS encoding DUF2721 domain-containing protein translates to MLSSLIGTEILAGMITPAVLISASASLIFSTANRLGRIFDRVNLLKNEIEGVVDGKLSFPEERQAYLRRQLKIQKKRANLIQRSMAALYTATLFFVSSSLSLGIIVAISSPASWIATGLALVGGIFLFVASSLLLYESRYNLNFIQGQIEFAEFLEDKVEKKSDISVSK, encoded by the coding sequence ATGCTCTCTTCTTTGATCGGAACGGAAATTTTAGCGGGTATGATCACTCCGGCCGTTTTGATCTCGGCCAGCGCTAGTTTAATCTTTTCTACTGCGAATCGATTGGGTAGAATATTCGATCGAGTTAATTTACTTAAAAATGAGATAGAAGGTGTCGTGGACGGAAAACTTTCTTTTCCGGAAGAACGACAAGCATATCTAAGAAGACAATTAAAGATCCAAAAGAAAAGGGCAAATCTGATCCAAAGATCTATGGCTGCACTTTATACTGCGACTTTGTTTTTTGTTTCTTCCAGTTTGAGTCTGGGGATAATTGTAGCGATATCAAGCCCAGCTTCTTGGATTGCTACTGGACTTGCATTAGTAGGTGGGATTTTCTTGTTTGTTGCAAGTAGTCTTTTGCTGTACGAAAGCCGTTATAATTTGAACTTTATCCAAGGGCAGATAGAATTTGCAGAATTTCTGGAAGATAAAGTGGAGAAGAAGTCGGACATCTCCGTAAGTAAATAA
- the leuS gene encoding leucine--tRNA ligase has protein sequence MDYPFRKIESKWQDYWEKNSSFRTDLRSSKPKFYCLDMFPYPSGAGLHVGHPEGYTATDIISRYKRMKGFEVLHPMGWDAFGLPAERYAMQTGIHPAITTKQNVDNFRRQIKLIGLSYDWDREISTTDPKYYKFTQWIFLKLYDSWYDFQASKAKPISELIQRLESKGSEGFEDLETFSAKDWKEFSNAKKETILSGFRLVYQAEIPVNWCPGLGTVLANEEVEEWVGKGYEVVRKPMRQYMMRITAYAERLLEDLSLVSWPGSTLEMQKNWIGKSEGLELIFPFEVSSSQNGIKVYTTRPDTVFGVSYMVLAPEHPLVDSITTKEQWEKVQEYKKVSALKSDLDRTELSKEKSGVFTGAYVLNPADPSKKIPVWIGDYVLYGYGTGAIMAVPAHDQRDYEFAKAFGLDILPVIEGDLSGGAFDSKESVCINSSSSEVSINGLKYKEAFSKTADWAEKKGIGRRKTQFKLRDWLFARQRYWGEPIPLVHYPSGVTKAIPESELPLELPNLSEFKPSGTGESPLALAGDWLKYKDPGTGEIGTRETNTMPQWAGSCWYYLRYIDPENPDKFVDTNLEKTWMPVDLYVGGAEHAVLHLLYSRFWHKVLFDLGFVSTPEPFKKLVHQGLILGEDKRKMSKSLGNVINPDEVVTNFGADSLRLFEMFMGPFEMVKPWSTRGVEGVFRFLNRVWRLYHSGAEESFRLEDIEPNEDELKILHRTIKKVDDDINNFSFNTAISQLMIFVNELTPSSRRPRKILEPFLLLIAPFAPHLAEELWSLAGKSDSLTYQGFPGYEEKYLTDDEILIVVQVNGKLRAEFKAAKEIAGDEAIKIAKSLDKVQVFLDGKQIRKEIYVPGKLVNLVVG, from the coding sequence ATGGACTATCCGTTTCGGAAAATTGAATCAAAATGGCAAGATTATTGGGAAAAGAATTCTTCCTTTCGAACGGATCTACGATCTTCTAAACCCAAGTTCTATTGTTTAGATATGTTTCCTTATCCCTCGGGCGCGGGATTACATGTTGGTCACCCCGAAGGTTATACAGCCACAGACATAATTTCTCGTTATAAGAGAATGAAAGGTTTCGAAGTTTTGCATCCAATGGGTTGGGATGCGTTCGGTCTTCCTGCAGAAAGATATGCAATGCAGACAGGGATCCATCCAGCGATCACTACAAAGCAGAATGTGGACAATTTCAGAAGACAGATCAAATTGATTGGTCTTTCTTATGATTGGGATAGAGAAATCTCTACCACAGACCCGAAATATTACAAATTTACCCAGTGGATCTTCCTTAAATTATATGATTCCTGGTATGATTTTCAGGCTTCTAAAGCTAAACCAATCTCTGAATTGATCCAAAGGCTCGAATCTAAGGGTTCAGAAGGGTTTGAGGATCTCGAAACCTTCTCCGCAAAAGATTGGAAAGAATTTTCAAATGCAAAGAAAGAAACCATTCTTTCTGGATTTCGTTTAGTATATCAGGCAGAAATTCCTGTTAACTGGTGCCCAGGTCTTGGAACAGTTTTAGCAAACGAAGAAGTAGAAGAATGGGTTGGAAAAGGTTACGAAGTAGTTCGTAAACCAATGAGACAGTACATGATGCGTATCACTGCATACGCAGAAAGACTATTAGAGGATTTATCCTTAGTTTCTTGGCCAGGCTCCACCCTTGAAATGCAGAAAAACTGGATTGGAAAGAGTGAAGGTTTGGAGTTAATCTTTCCTTTTGAAGTATCTTCTTCGCAAAACGGGATCAAGGTGTATACTACTCGTCCTGATACCGTATTTGGGGTAAGTTATATGGTGCTTGCTCCGGAACATCCTTTGGTGGATTCAATCACTACCAAAGAACAATGGGAGAAGGTTCAGGAATACAAAAAGGTTTCTGCTTTAAAGAGTGATCTGGATAGAACAGAACTTTCTAAAGAGAAGTCCGGTGTATTTACTGGAGCTTACGTTTTAAACCCAGCAGATCCTTCTAAAAAGATCCCAGTATGGATTGGTGATTATGTTTTATATGGGTATGGAACTGGTGCTATTATGGCGGTTCCAGCTCATGACCAAAGAGACTATGAATTTGCAAAAGCTTTCGGGTTGGATATCCTACCAGTAATCGAAGGAGATCTTTCCGGGGGCGCTTTCGATTCAAAAGAATCAGTTTGTATCAATTCTTCTTCTTCCGAAGTTTCTATTAATGGTCTGAAATATAAAGAAGCATTTTCCAAAACTGCTGATTGGGCAGAGAAAAAAGGGATCGGAAGAAGAAAAACCCAATTCAAACTAAGAGATTGGCTATTTGCTCGCCAAAGATATTGGGGAGAACCTATTCCTTTGGTTCATTATCCTTCCGGAGTCACAAAGGCGATCCCTGAGTCTGAACTTCCATTAGAACTTCCTAATTTATCTGAATTTAAACCTTCTGGAACTGGAGAATCTCCTCTTGCTTTAGCTGGAGATTGGTTAAAATATAAAGATCCTGGAACTGGTGAGATCGGAACCAGAGAAACGAATACTATGCCTCAGTGGGCGGGTTCTTGTTGGTATTATTTACGTTATATAGATCCTGAAAATCCGGACAAGTTTGTAGATACAAATTTGGAAAAAACATGGATGCCTGTGGATCTATATGTGGGAGGAGCAGAACATGCGGTTCTTCACTTACTCTATTCACGTTTTTGGCATAAGGTATTATTTGATTTAGGTTTTGTAAGTACACCTGAACCTTTCAAAAAATTGGTTCACCAAGGTTTGATCTTAGGCGAAGACAAAAGAAAAATGTCCAAGTCTTTAGGAAATGTGATCAATCCGGACGAAGTTGTTACAAATTTCGGCGCTGATAGTTTGCGTCTTTTTGAAATGTTCATGGGACCATTTGAAATGGTAAAACCTTGGAGCACTAGAGGTGTAGAGGGTGTATTTCGTTTCTTAAATCGTGTTTGGAGATTATATCATTCAGGTGCAGAAGAATCTTTCCGTTTGGAAGATATTGAACCTAATGAAGACGAATTAAAGATCCTACATAGAACTATTAAAAAAGTGGATGATGATATTAATAATTTCTCATTCAACACTGCTATTTCTCAGTTGATGATCTTTGTGAATGAGTTAACTCCAAGTTCTCGTAGACCTCGTAAGATCTTAGAGCCGTTTTTACTTTTGATTGCTCCATTTGCTCCTCACTTAGCAGAAGAACTTTGGTCCTTAGCAGGAAAGTCTGATTCTTTAACCTACCAAGGTTTTCCTGGTTATGAGGAGAAGTATCTGACTGACGACGAGATATTAATCGTAGTCCAGGTAAATGGAAAGTTAAGAGCAGAATTCAAGGCAGCAAAAGAGATCGCAGGTGACGAAGCGATTAAGATTGCAAAGTCCTTGGATAAGGTACAAGTTTTCTTGGATGGAAAACAGATCCGAAAAGAGATCTATGTTCCTGGAAAACTGGTGAATCTAGTAGTTGGATAA
- a CDS encoding ABC transporter permease codes for MNIRFFLRVMFREIFSKKTSSLQIILAITIGTGAVLAVHSYRDQFTSSIIREAKNIMGSDLVVTSPSPLTSEQTAFLSKELPKGSKLSELVQFPSMLRNPDSQDSSLSLIKAIQGDYPYFGELETEPKGLFRKLKPGEILLESGLIKNLKLKVGSKVQLGESNFVLKGSILKEPGMAGNFLSMAPSSIIKKESLAETGLEQRGSRISYQVPILLPSGTDANVFKKSKFSEFAKNDLILFESTEANSGSQKFLTNTLDFFSLLALCAFFLGGISILLTSRAVVRSKSTTFAVYKCLGAGPNLVLGLVLSELLILSTIGAIFGFLFGSFLQTQIPNMADKEFLFEPKLIPDLKAFLWAFVLAWVVPLVSAWESLSATRNLSPMYALKSDFANELSSVPKLKLKQSISFIAVFGLFFVLAWWETGDWIKGLILCATLLFLPVVVYLGILGIRFAIRFLLQRSEFSASVRMALRKLDRPRTGLSWVSVGLGSSVFVLLLSIFLSDSLLEYSGAKDKERRPNMFVLDIRPEQLESFQQTAEKYKVEKLLTAPVIGARLTHVNGELVKKEDMELSALRRDWRSTARTREYFLSYRENLYPTEKVTDGDFWRKGEEDQISVEKEFSKNLKVDLGDKLSFSIGGVEVTGTIRNFRTVNWSDMRPNFVVLFSKGILEKAPKFYLSSFLLESSDSRYSLQKELSNEFPNLTIVDTEKAVQSFLGILEKMSFAIRWMTGLIVLSSLLLILSSLELSRKERLEETSLLRIIGGTKTFLRKYFLAESLLLANLSFVLAFILVWGVSSYMSEMIFEIQASVPWLEIGIFYISLNIAVVGMYFGALRNEWKRSPTLYLKEV; via the coding sequence ATGAATATCAGATTCTTTCTAAGGGTAATGTTCAGGGAAATCTTTTCCAAAAAGACTTCTTCTTTACAGATCATACTTGCAATCACCATCGGAACAGGCGCCGTTCTCGCAGTTCATTCGTATAGGGATCAATTTACTTCTTCTATTATCAGAGAAGCCAAAAACATTATGGGTTCGGATCTTGTGGTTACGAGCCCTTCTCCACTTACCTCTGAACAAACAGCGTTTCTTTCGAAGGAATTGCCAAAAGGAAGCAAATTATCCGAATTAGTACAATTTCCTTCTATGCTTCGAAACCCTGATTCCCAGGATTCTAGCCTATCGTTGATCAAGGCGATCCAAGGAGATTATCCTTATTTTGGCGAATTAGAAACGGAACCAAAAGGACTTTTTCGCAAACTAAAACCGGGAGAAATACTCTTAGAAAGTGGACTGATCAAAAATCTAAAACTTAAAGTAGGTTCAAAGGTTCAATTAGGAGAAAGTAACTTTGTATTAAAAGGAAGTATCTTAAAAGAACCAGGAATGGCTGGGAACTTTCTATCCATGGCACCTAGTTCCATTATAAAAAAAGAATCTTTAGCCGAAACAGGATTAGAGCAAAGAGGTTCACGGATTAGCTACCAGGTGCCGATCCTTCTTCCTAGTGGAACAGACGCAAATGTATTCAAAAAAAGTAAATTTTCAGAATTCGCAAAGAATGATCTGATCTTATTTGAAAGCACAGAAGCAAACTCTGGATCTCAAAAATTCCTTACGAATACATTAGATTTTTTCTCCTTATTGGCATTATGTGCATTCTTCTTGGGAGGTATTTCTATACTTCTCACAAGCAGAGCAGTCGTAAGATCAAAATCCACAACATTCGCTGTTTATAAATGTTTAGGAGCAGGGCCAAATCTGGTTTTAGGTCTTGTACTTTCTGAACTTCTAATATTATCAACAATTGGTGCTATATTCGGATTTTTATTCGGAAGTTTTTTACAAACTCAGATCCCAAATATGGCAGATAAAGAATTCCTTTTTGAACCAAAATTAATTCCTGATCTAAAAGCATTCTTATGGGCATTTGTTTTAGCATGGGTAGTACCATTAGTTTCTGCTTGGGAAAGTCTTTCCGCTACTCGTAACCTAAGCCCGATGTATGCTCTTAAGTCAGATTTTGCAAATGAACTTTCTTCTGTTCCTAAACTAAAATTAAAACAGTCGATCTCATTTATCGCAGTGTTTGGATTATTTTTTGTATTAGCTTGGTGGGAAACTGGAGATTGGATCAAAGGATTGATCCTTTGTGCAACTCTACTCTTCTTACCTGTTGTTGTGTATCTTGGAATTTTAGGGATTCGTTTTGCGATCAGATTTCTTTTACAAAGATCTGAATTCTCTGCGAGTGTAAGAATGGCATTACGAAAACTAGATAGACCTAGAACAGGACTATCTTGGGTATCCGTGGGACTTGGCTCTTCTGTTTTCGTTTTATTACTCAGTATTTTTCTAAGTGATAGCTTATTAGAATATAGCGGAGCAAAAGACAAGGAAAGAAGACCGAATATGTTCGTGTTGGATATACGACCTGAACAATTGGAAAGTTTCCAACAAACGGCAGAGAAATATAAAGTAGAAAAACTTTTAACTGCACCTGTGATCGGAGCAAGACTCACTCATGTAAACGGAGAGCTTGTTAAAAAAGAAGACATGGAACTTTCTGCTCTCAGAAGAGATTGGAGATCCACTGCAAGGACCAGAGAATATTTCTTATCTTATAGAGAGAATTTATATCCTACTGAAAAAGTCACAGACGGTGATTTTTGGAGAAAAGGAGAAGAAGACCAGATCTCAGTCGAAAAAGAATTTTCTAAAAACTTAAAAGTGGATTTAGGAGATAAACTTTCATTCTCCATTGGCGGGGTAGAAGTCACAGGAACTATCCGAAATTTCAGGACTGTTAACTGGTCAGATATGAGACCGAACTTCGTGGTTCTGTTTTCAAAAGGGATCTTGGAAAAAGCTCCTAAGTTTTATCTGAGTTCGTTTTTACTAGAATCTTCCGATTCCAGATATTCTCTCCAAAAAGAATTATCGAATGAATTTCCAAATCTTACGATCGTAGACACTGAAAAAGCAGTTCAATCTTTCTTAGGAATTTTAGAAAAGATGTCATTTGCAATCCGTTGGATGACAGGACTTATCGTTTTATCTTCTTTATTATTGATACTTTCTTCTTTAGAGCTGAGCAGAAAGGAAAGATTAGAAGAAACTTCTCTTCTCCGGATCATAGGTGGAACCAAAACATTCTTACGAAAATATTTTTTGGCGGAATCCTTGCTTCTCGCTAATTTATCTTTCGTATTGGCTTTTATTTTGGTCTGGGGAGTTTCTTCTTATATGTCTGAAATGATATTTGAGATACAAGCAAGTGTTCCTTGGTTAGAAATTGGGATCTTTTATATCTCTTTAAATATTGCAGTAGTAGGAATGTATTTCGGTGCTCTTAGGAACGAATGGAAAAGAAGTCCTACTTTGTATCTGAAGGAAGTTTAA
- a CDS encoding ABC transporter ATP-binding protein encodes MLSISGLNKSYTVADQTFNVLKDVSFQVKSGEFVAVIGPSGSGKSTLLAVSAGLDKADSGTVSLDGISLFDKSEDELAKIRGEQIGFVFQNFQLIKTLNALENVSLPLALTTNLSEKVIHEKAMYWLEKVGIAHRAHNFPSQLSGGEEQRVAIARSFIHEPKLLFADEPTANLDKKNGENIMSLLKQLNRDRKSTLLVVTHDPKVASMADRILEMRDGVILNGAKPKATAKKTVSRKKK; translated from the coding sequence TTGTTATCTATATCAGGCTTAAACAAGTCTTACACAGTTGCAGACCAAACATTTAATGTATTAAAAGATGTTTCATTCCAAGTAAAGTCTGGAGAATTCGTAGCAGTAATAGGTCCTTCCGGTTCAGGCAAGTCTACATTGCTCGCTGTTTCGGCTGGATTAGATAAAGCTGATTCAGGAACAGTATCATTAGATGGAATATCTCTATTTGACAAGTCTGAAGACGAATTAGCGAAGATCAGAGGAGAACAAATAGGATTTGTATTCCAAAACTTTCAACTGATCAAGACGTTAAACGCCTTAGAGAACGTATCCCTTCCTCTTGCTTTGACAACAAACCTTTCAGAAAAAGTGATACACGAAAAGGCTATGTATTGGTTAGAGAAAGTTGGTATCGCGCATAGGGCACATAACTTTCCAAGCCAACTTTCAGGTGGAGAAGAACAAAGAGTAGCTATCGCTCGTTCTTTTATACATGAACCTAAACTTCTCTTTGCGGATGAACCTACCGCAAACCTAGATAAGAAGAATGGTGAGAACATAATGTCTCTTTTGAAACAACTGAATAGAGACCGTAAATCTACTTTGTTAGTTGTTACTCATGATCCCAAGGTTGCTTCTATGGCAGATAGGATCTTAGAAATGAGAGATGGAGTCATATTAAACGGTGCAAAGCCTAAAGCTACTGCGAAGAAGACTGTATCCAGGAAGAAAAAATGA
- the dnaJ gene encoding molecular chaperone DnaJ: MSDKSYYDILGVSKSATDEEIKSAYRKLAIKYHPDKNQGDKAAEEKFKEATEAYEVLRDANKRRMYDQYGKAGVGAGAQGGFGGGAYTDFSDIFGDFGDIFGDFFGGGRGAGGGGARRSGPQRGSDLRYNLEVSLEDAALGREYKIEIPRLETCVDCGGSGANKGSTPATCPDCGGSGQIRRSQGFFSVATTCGTCRGKGTIISNPCKTCHGQGLVEKRRTINIKIPPGIESGSRLKVSGEGEAGPNGGPHGDLYVVTHIKKHELFERQANDLILNKKISLTQAILGGDIEVPTIDGKKVKMKIPEGTESGQVFRLKGHGIPYLGGYGKGDQHVIVRIEIPKKLTRRQRELIEEFARESGESVSGSKGKIFTNK; the protein is encoded by the coding sequence ATGAGTGACAAAAGTTACTACGATATACTCGGAGTTTCCAAATCCGCGACTGATGAAGAGATCAAGTCTGCGTATCGGAAGTTAGCTATCAAATATCACCCTGATAAGAATCAGGGTGATAAAGCTGCTGAAGAGAAATTTAAGGAAGCTACCGAGGCCTACGAAGTTTTAAGAGACGCTAATAAACGTCGCATGTACGACCAGTACGGCAAGGCCGGAGTGGGTGCAGGCGCCCAAGGCGGATTTGGTGGAGGAGCGTATACTGACTTCTCCGATATCTTCGGTGATTTTGGAGATATCTTTGGCGACTTCTTCGGAGGAGGAAGAGGAGCTGGTGGCGGCGGTGCTCGCAGATCGGGTCCTCAACGCGGTTCAGATCTTCGTTATAATCTAGAAGTTTCCCTCGAAGACGCTGCTCTAGGCAGGGAATATAAAATCGAAATTCCAAGATTAGAGACCTGCGTAGATTGCGGAGGTTCCGGTGCAAACAAAGGAAGCACTCCTGCTACTTGTCCGGACTGTGGTGGTTCAGGACAGATCCGTAGATCTCAGGGATTCTTCTCCGTTGCAACTACTTGTGGTACTTGTCGTGGAAAAGGAACAATCATCTCTAATCCATGCAAGACCTGTCATGGACAAGGCCTAGTAGAAAAAAGACGTACCATCAATATTAAGATCCCACCTGGTATCGAGTCTGGCAGCAGACTAAAAGTTTCCGGAGAAGGGGAAGCAGGACCTAACGGTGGTCCTCATGGTGATCTATATGTGGTAACACATATTAAGAAACATGAATTATTCGAACGCCAAGCAAACGACTTGATCTTGAATAAAAAGATCAGCCTGACCCAAGCAATCTTAGGTGGAGACATCGAAGTTCCAACTATAGACGGCAAAAAGGTGAAGATGAAAATTCCGGAAGGAACAGAATCAGGCCAAGTGTTCCGTTTAAAAGGTCATGGTATTCCGTATCTGGGTGGATATGGAAAAGGGGACCAACATGTGATCGTTCGCATTGAGATCCCTAAAAAACTGACTAGACGACAAAGAGAATTGATCGAAGAATTTGCCCGTGAATCCGGAGAATCTGTTTCTGGTTCTAAGGGTAAAATTTTTACGAATAAGTAA